In the genome of Mercenaria mercenaria strain notata unplaced genomic scaffold, MADL_Memer_1 contig_4012, whole genome shotgun sequence, the window AACCTAAATCTATGATATTTTTTAGATGGAGCGTGGGGCGAGGCGATAACCGGGTTCCCATATTGATCGTAGTGACCCACATATTTTCATGGAAGGTCACTAACAaatcctttatttaatttgttttatcgGTCACATTTTTAGCCTAGAACGACCTGAATACCTACTGACCCTTCCAAGGAATATAGAGTGTCATCACGTGACCACCTTTTATTATATGAAAATGCTTGAATATTTGGGAGGTATAACAATATTTGTTTGAACAGTTGCATTCACAAAACTCCGATATTTCACGTTTTGTTAAATCGAAAAATTCTGTCTATACAAAACAAAATCGTAATGAAAATCACATCACTGCTATCAATTAAATCTGATTCTACATTCCAGGCTTGTAGCATTATTGGGAAGAATGTATTTTCAGATGTTGTTTATACTAGCCGCTGCATTTCAAAACACGTGAGGCCCCTTTCGTACCATTATGATGTCTACCGTTTTTAAATACTGTCAAAACGTTTAATCTCACACTATTTTGCATgtgcaatttttaaattttcacgagAAAATGTTTATACCCCAAGCTTTTAACTTTAACAAAGTAACTGTCATTTATTATCTGAATTTTtctatcttacttgattgtgatCAATAATTAATTAGAAAAATGATGTTTTAGTATTAACCTTTAACGTATTTGTTAATGAGATTAAAGTGACCTGATATGAATATACCTAACTGTATCTGAATTATTACAGGCTTGTAAATCAACAGAAGAAAGTCATGTGGCTATCATTGGTAAACGAGATGTTGTCATGGAAAAGCGGAGTCATGAACAACATATCTGTGATTTGTGTTGCGATGTTGATGTTTGCAACAAAGATTGCACGACTGCTCGTCTAAATAGTGGTTTGTTTGAACGTGAAATTTGCCGTCAACGAAGTTTGTTGCGTTATAAGATACTTTCAAAGtcttaaaagaaataatttatcttaAAGAGCAGTATCACCACAACTTGTTCAcaattgtataataattattttgaaatatcttgaaaataatgTATTGTTCATATATGTATGCATACATCATTTTGTTTAGAATCAATTTTACAGTTCTAGATAAAGGATATTTGTAGTACTTTCAGACTGTTTAGACGTTCTGCGTCAAGGCGGAAACAAAACGTTTAAAGACGGCATCTATAAAGTCATGGAATGGAAAACACACCAAGTTATCGATGTTTATTGCGATATGACTACGGACGGTGGAGGTTGGACCGTAAGCGAACAGACCATTATTTAATTTTCCTTAATATTTAAGATATTGATATCTCATtcaaatgtaaatagcgaaattGCTCTTGTCATTTAGGACATTTTGATTTTCTGCTAAAGGAGATACTGAATATTCATCGGCAGATCCtatctttttaaaacaattagaCGATAAAACCGAATTATCAACACATTTCCTTTCTGTTCTGATTTATGAACTGATCAACGTTAAACGTATTCACAATATTTTAAATGGAAGAACAATTTagacataaatttgtttctatcAGGTCTTCCAGTATCGCTTTAACGGAACTGTTGACTTCTATAGGAATTTTTCTGAATATGAAAATGGATTTGGAGACTTGAAGACAGAATTTTGGCTGGGTtagtattttatatcaaattttaaagtaaGAATGagcatttcgaaataaaattccATTTGTATATTTACGCCAGGTACGTGTACTCTCCGCTGCAATAAACTGCAAAAAGTATCACTTCAGCTTCCAGTGAACTAATGTGTTTAACAGTTTCCTTTTCCACAACCAACAACCGGACATACTATTAAATGTAGATTTATCTTGACATCACCTTTTAGTAAACGTTTGCAAGACCTAAACACCGTATTCGTGCCATTAGAATATGTAACCAAATCCTCATGATAAGATATAGTAAACCATGGCTAATTATTGAGTACATGGTATTTCATAAGACGCTTAgtataatataatctgaaaagtagatccctcggacaTTTtgtcggaagcaccgagaacaatgcaaacagtgaaaattgcagactcggtctgattgagtctgttcatgagcagtaatggaaaatgcaacactgcccacgccccctagcaccggcttaagcagtattcaatcttcaaatctaaataaattgaaatcaatgatcccgaaggaccagaaaatataacaacatgttttaaagtttttagtatcCTGTTGCTGTTTCCATTTTGTAACCTGTAGGACACAGTTTATGTGGACTGTTTTCATTCCAAATACAACAAATGAACTAATTATGATATGTTGCTTGAAATCATTCTGAATCTGCAAGTGTTATGATATTACAaacttaaataaatacaaaaatctgGAGTCAACACGTTTTCTGTACCTACAGAAAGATTATCATCTCActgcttaaatttatttttgacatATGCTTTCTTTTTCTGCGCTAACATCactatgaaaataaattatttaacggCTTTTGCTTTCTTTGATCGACTTCGTATAAAATCTATGTGATGATGACCCTGGAAGCAAataatacaaccaagcaaaacaataacaagattgtatttgataaagtctgttaatgagagacaatgaaaagtgcaacacacCTCACGGTTCCTAGCTTATTAAGTAGAACTATGTCACAAAGAATTTGAATAAACTCCATGGACCTGAAATCACTGAATCCAAGCACGGGTAGACACACGACAGTTAAATATTGctgttttgattaaattaaatacCAAACCACATTATGTACAAAACAATTACTATTCACAAAACACTTGCTCCGATACGCAACTTAGCAGTGGATACTTGttcgtttcagtgtaagatcaaaatacatttcactaaaaaattgaaaatgttaaattgtGTGTCCCTGTATTcttacatctaaaacaaacagattttcatATTCATAATAAACGTTTCTGTTCAGGAGattacctacagcaaattaaaatatttcttttatttgtcatCCTTTGGAGCTgataatttatgttcatattttaaacacTAATTATTACGCTTGTGTTAGGACGTGGCTGATttggacgtaatatcagactgaaatgaaatgaaaatgataatcaCGCCAAGAGTTTGACTAGTGAATTTAGAATAAATCACTATGATGGTCTATAAAACATAATAATCAGAATATCATCACGAAATAAGCACACATGAATCATCtagtttttagatttttttaaaacaaaatatcattacCTTACTGCATACAGTCCTTTGACGATTTGCTGTCTTTTCTCACAATATCTTCGCGGCAtaacctaaataaataaattacttcaGATTTGAAATGGATCTCGGTCTTGTTGAAAGACTCCTAATATTTTTTTATCCGAAACACAATACGGATAATTCTGAGATTGAAGTAAGAATACCAACTGAAGATATTTATTAGATTCACTTTTTCCTCCAAACTTAATATTTTGGATGACAATTTTTTAATTGCGTAACAATGATGATTGGCCAGGACTCTTTCAATTTTAGATAATAAAATTATAAGTAGTTTTCTTTaagatttttagattttgtttCCAGGATATTTTCAAATCAGTATTTTCCCCGTATAAATTAGGTCTAAGATATATTCAGGAGTTGGCTGCTCAAGGACGTACTGACCTACGGATCGATTTAGAAGCAGCAAATGGAACAACAGGATTTGAAACATTCGACAATTTCTCCCTTTCCGCTGGACCGGCGTATACCCTGCATACTGGATCAACTATAGCTTCATCGGGCAGTTAGTATTATAATCAATTGTTTTAATTTACAATAGCAATATAATTAGTAACTAGTTTTactttctatgtttttaaaagatCACGACAAAGTCAAACTGACAGCTATTCCTCATCCAAGTCTGATAGAAATGTGCGTCAGTTATGTTGAGGGAAAATAGTTCAATATTGATAACGAACTGGTAAAAGATGACCATGCAAACTGTCTGCagaattttattgtttaaaatatatgttgCTTTCGATAGGACTAGTATTAAAACATTTCGAATAATATCATTTGGTGTTGtgcatttaaaaatacaaaaaaaaaaatgcactaaCAAACACTGCAATTAACCTTTTGTAGATTACCGGTCTTAAGAGTTTAATTTACATATAAGGCAGAACGCTTggttataattttaaatacagtTTGATATTATAGTGTTTACCAAGCGGAGCGCAACGGCTAAAGCAAAATACTATAAGTGGGGTATCATTAACCAACCAGTCAGAATTAATAACAATATTAACAACATTTAACATAACTTGATGTTTTCTCAATACTGAGAAAAATCACATCTGTAAATTGTTACATTGAGTGCCAGAGTAAAGAAGGAAAGATTGATCGGCTAACAGCTTGTAAAGAGGACAATTTTGATGGCGGTgattataaaataaatctaatGTTTCACGCGCTATACACTATAAACGATGTTTTAGGTTTAATGAAGTTCCATTTACAATGTAAAAACTGGGACCATTTCTAACGCAATTCATTTCGCTATTGAAGGGTGTAACAAATTCTATTGGGTTACATTAAtcgttatttcattttcatgcaaaataaagtgCATAATCTAGGgatacatgtataattaatttTGCCTTATTAAACAGTGACTAAATAAGATTTTGTCGGACTTTTATTTTGTCTTATCCAAACGACaccatcttgtttttgaaaagGAATGTTACTGAATCATATCGTCGATGGATTAGTTATCTAGTTTTAAGCGGCGTAAGTGCTTGTATAAATCTTGAAACAATCAATATTAAAAGTCCAAAATCCAACCTTTACTTCACGAGAATGGGCATCCGACTTGTAACTACTTAATATTTCAATCATGTTCAACAGTACACAGAAGTCTGTCTGGTACAAATCGCAAGGTTATAGCCTTTGTTTTGTTCACTTTTATCTTATAATATTAGGGATCTTAGAGAGCTATTTCTATGTAAATCACTACATAAAGGCAGTGTTATGCTAAAAATAAATGGTGTATTAATCTTAAAAATTTAGAGACATATACCTTGGTGGGAAAGTGTAATTAATCAGGAGTAGACATATATAGAACATCACATTATTGTCGTCTTCGAAAAAAATAAAGTCTCGTCTACCAGCCTCAACTTTAAATTTTCTACATCTTACCTAATAAACCTAAATTCATGAGCCAATTACATAATATTCGTCATATAAGTATATCAGATGATTGCTTTCATGAGTTTAATATTAGGAAAGTCTTAAGGTAATTGTGTATTTGCAAAAAAGTTGAATTATGTAATACTACATTCTTTTAGTGACTTTTTCCAATATATTTAATTAATCATAGCGTATATATGTTTTTACCAATACTTTAGCGTCATGTACATTTGGGTCTGCATTAATTCAATTAAGAGTGCGGATAACATTTTGCCACAGCTTGATAGGTAACATCAATCATAGGAATAACTaaatagaaattatataaaaCGTTAAGAACCTCGTATTTGATTGCTTTAATGTTATAAGGGATAACATATTTGTCGAAAACTTGATCGGTAATTATAACTGTCCGAAAagctaaatattatttaaatgtggCATTTTATAAAATCGTATATAACCAGTTTAATTCATCtgtaatatttctaaaattatgcCGGTTATTGAATCAACCATCATATCAAGTATTTCAAAGTTGTTTTCTAATTACAAATACATGTGTAAATCTTGTGCTACCTGTATAATATAATGCCTACTCTAAATTCTAATATTCGAAGAAATAGATTACAAAAAAATCATATACAGTCAGCCTAATTTGtacgtttctttttctttttattatcagtttcaGGCAACATCAGGTTTAATCCATATCATAATGGCGAGGATTTTTCTACATACGATCACGATGTGGACTCATCTGACGGCAACTGTGCTGTTAAGTGGCACGGTGCCTGGTGGTATAAAGATTGCTATGAGGCCAATCTAAATGGAAAGTACTTGACACCAGGGACTTATGATATAGAATCTATGAATTACGATAGCTTCTCAGGTTCCGGTGTACGTTACATTTCCTTAAAATCCAGCAAGATGATGatgagaagaaaataaaaatcgtACCAATTAATAGTGAGGTTCAAATTGTATGTGGTTTGCGTTTGTACTTTCTTACTTCCAAATGTATCATTTTGATTGACCGATACATATATATGAACTATTTTATTTCTTGTAACAATATGTATATACACATTGCCTTGTTAGTGatattcttgtttttttgtttgttttgttgaatgTAGCTATACAGTTTGCTATATGTATGATTTAGATTGACACATATCTGTTTTTACATAAGCTATATCACGCCGCTGTTGGTCTGTGTTTAGCACGCCTCATTCGTGAATGTACTTGCTTTTCATCTTTGggatgaaaataaaatatcaaccgactgttctacattcaaaatatttgttcatACTTAACTGCTTAGAAAATTAAAGAATCAATACCTTAACCTTACTAGAAACATTACCTCAGTCtgtgcaaaaatgaaacaatacgCTTACGAATGTGATTCTGTTTGCGATAAGCTTATCATTATGCAACATATTTATGACTATGTTACAGCagaataaaaattataataaagtttATTATGTCAAATGAAAGATCCCGACTAACAAatttatttgatatgttacaacaaaacaaaaaattaatgcaTTTAAACGCAAAACAGCAACAAATTCTTGAGTAACACTGGCACACATGTCCTTTCTGGGAACTAAAACTTATATCCCAGAGAATCCTGACATTATACTACATTATAACTTGCATTGACAGACTAGCAAAAGGAACGACAAAAACCAATGGTCTGTTAGTACAACTAGTCTCTTAaatcaacatattttttctttgttaacaCAAATTAGAACTGAAAATATGCCTCTCAATGCAAATAGTCTCTTAATAGACTTGGTATTTTGAGCAAGTTtgactgcatatcataattaaCAGAATAATGCACAAAACCCATCACAAGCGGATACATATTTGTGTATGAAAAAGGAAAACACCATTAAGGTGTGAAACAAAGCATTGCAGATTAAATTTTCGTAAATTGCTTTATTACAATGCCATCATGATCAGCAATTGTTTCACCTATTGATAGAAAACAATTCAAAGTTGTCAGCTCTATTGCTCATGTTTTGTACTTCAGTTCAATATATTTGGTGCTAAAGCCTAGAATCAATTCGCAAACTGACGTTCTTGTTTTGCAATGCAGTCACTCACTAACTTATTGCTAATGGGACAATGTTACATTTCCGATATATTTCACATGGCAACGCTAATCgagttttaatgtttgtaaacatATCGGTCACAACATCGttttaattattatgaaataCTTAATTGTAATTAGTTCAATGTATAAGATCAAAAAAGAGGAAAAATAATTGAAGGGATAAAATAGCTTCTTACATTCCCGTTCCTACGCAGCGTTAAAAGAGGGGTTGAATTCCTGTATAGTTCACTGCAATTTTCATTAGGTGTCTGATGTGCCTGAATGTTGCAAACAATTCAGGTGTTCtatttccaaatgcattttgATTACTGAAAATAGGAACGCTTTAAAGATTCATGAATTCTTGATTAGTTTTGATGTTATCGTCAAAAACAATTGCGGTGGTATAATTTTGAATGCAAGTTTCACAGGCCACAATACCAAATcagaacaatatcaaacaagtatgtaaaatattaacaaaCTTATTCATAAagaataaacaaatgaaaatttgcaacgaacaaaacagaataaaataattaCTAACTATCAATGTTTGATTTCATAATAGCCACCTCAAATTATGTTATTTCCAATTTTCTTATCGATAACTTCCTCAAAAATGTATTGtatgcactttgtatgttacataaatgtTAAAGGTTCTTTAATAGATTCAAATGTAACATGAAATTCTACCCTGTATCTTGAAGATGTAGTATTTTGTgtttaaagggagataaatctcTTATAACTTGACAGATTTAATAAAGTATAATTCCCTACTTCTTCAATATACTAATAAGAcagaaaatgtagttttaaacaaaacatgtcTTAAACAACCATACTGTATTTCTTATGTGGAAGTATTCACCATGTAAtctgttaaaacaaataaagcggGTTAtcatatattatttgaaaattatttcctCATCAGTGAATTGATTTATCGTATTAAATAACTCGaggtaaatattttgtattattgtaCTTTTGCTTTCATAAGGAAAGATAATTAGAAAATGCAAGTGATATACACAATATATTcagatattttagaatgaacattcaCTCCGTACCTTTTTTTCTCATTTGCAGAGcgaaataagtaataagtaaacTGCAGTTGTGCTATACTTTATGCTCTATTCTAAAACTTCAACTAAAATAAGATTAATTGAAATTACAGTGAAGTAATTATAAGATACATAGTTATAATTAAATCATTGTCGTATTATACTTTTTATTGAATGGCGGAACTCTCAGACCACTGCACGCTTGAGTGGTTAAAGAACGCTGACTTTCGTATCACTCTCCCTTCACCTCTGGCAGATTGTAACTTCAGGCGACAACGTAGACATATTTCATGTGAGGTAGCTTGTTTACAGAATATTATTGGTTCTATCCAGGCACCTGCCCGTGCCAATAATGCTTAGAATTGCACTTTTAGCCTTCCTTTACCATATTTATTATATTCTTAAATTGTTTTCGTTAGACATAAAACCAAGTAAAACACATATTCATGGTACAATGCTTGAAGACAATcttatgttttacatgtatgtttaaagtGTTACATCACATCATTTCTTTGTATCTTAAGAGCTCAAGAAGTCATGTCAGTTTTGTGCTGCAACATTTCCTTTTGCTTATTCAACTTCTGTCACGTAAGTAAGTCGACAAGTCAAAAATTGTTAACCAAACTTGTATGTATACAATACATAAACACGAAAGAAAGCACATTGAATAATTTGATTTCCTTATCAATTTACTAAGGTATAACAATGTATCGCCATACAATTATCCATGGTCGGCAAGCTGTTAAGCTGTCGTCTTTGAAGAAATGGTCAGTATTCGTTCCTGATGcgtttctttaagaaaatgttttaagaagaaagCATTGCTTAAGACTTATTCaatctgaaactgaataatttgattgaaCATCTATTTCTATaatatgatatattcaatggcgttgtacataataatgataataatgataataataataatagtaataataatgatgatgatgatacctttatttaaacaaacagtcatgaccgcgcCCTGTCCCCTGGGGTCATTTACCCCTATTGCCgtataccagtgcttaaagccttaccGAATATTATTGGTTCTATCCAGGATTCCAGGCACCTGTTCATTCCAATAATAATGCCTAGAAAGGCACTTTTAGCCTTCCTTTACCATTTTTCATATTGAACTTAAATTGTTTTCATTAGACATAAAACTTCAAGTGTGATTGTCATTATTGAgctcccttttaggggctgttagTACGTTGCTGTTGTTTAAATATATTGGATTTAATGTTACTGAAATCATCACATTATGAAATAATACATTTCAAATGCTTCTGTGtgtgaaaaatgaatatttcGTTATTAAACTGCATGTATGTATTCAAAGTTCGACTGATAGTTTCCTAAGCactatggaaaaaaaacaaagacaaatatcaaacagggaatgccacgtaccaaaaacgcagcctcccaaaacgaAACcgacagcacgcagacgtgcacacaacaaacacacacacgcacgcacacacaaagccaacacatgaggacaaaacgaacaaacaaaggaacacagtggggcaccgccttggaacggtcagtggcaaaagcgctagcaccactggggagcttaaacacGAAGTCTAATTCACATAGATATGTGAGACTACAATTGTTACAGCTAGAATGAAAGAGTTTTTAACGGTACAGATAGTGTTTGGGGGAAAGGTGGTGGATTGGCATTCTccttatttcataaatttagAGAACTGCTTTGTTTTGTATTATACATTTTGCCCTTTTTAAGACATACATATTTTGATTGCCAATGGTCAAATGGAGAAagaaacatatattaaaacatttttcatttgttataaTTGTAGTCTAAACTACTTATTAAGCAGCCCGGGTAACGAAAACGTATAACGTTTATTGTCTATTTACTTGAAAAATGGTAGCATTTCGTAATTTGAATAGCTCAACCTtcactttcaattttaaaaagaaaaaggaaaaatataaaatctacatGTTTTGCATCATTTCAAACACTCCGACTACCTGGCACACTGTAATAGATAAAATATTATAACGATGATGTTTTTATTAAAGTATAAATCTGGATGTTCTCTTCGAAACAAACTATGAACAGCATAAGTATTAATGATATCAAACAATGCAAAGTATACTTTTACACATTCTAGCATACAGCTGTTATTttgtcagtgtttttttttaacaggagagtaatcTTGTggtaaaagataaatatatacattctcactattcttttccattgcaaattatgacgttcattcgTAAGAACAGCAAAAGAAAAGGCGCAGAAGTTATGTCATCGCTGCGTAGTGAAAACCCACCGTTGTTTTGACGGCGACTgcatatagtcagggagaacatttCTTAGAAGACGTCGCAGTTGTTTCGTCTGGTAAACAGAATGGTCGGGAAGCTGATTTcaatgttaaatgctacaaaatgtgtgcaatttataatattatctagtttacaaatggaaaggaaatataatgtaaatttaagaaatgaagtTTTATAGCGGTGTCGACGCGAAATGAGCGACAGAATAGGATCGTCAAATTGAAAATGAATCGCTAGCGCGGTTCATGAA includes:
- the LOC123542521 gene encoding ficolin-1-like encodes the protein MEKRSHEQHICDLCCDVDVCNKDCTTARLNSDCLDVLRQGGNKTFKDGIYKVMEWKTHQVIDVYCDMTTDGGGWTVFQYRFNGTVDFYRNFSEYENGFGDLKTEFWLGLRYIQELAAQGRTDLRIDLEAANGTTGFETFDNFSLSAGPAYTLHTGSTIASSGISGNIRFNPYHNGEDFSTYDHDVDSSDGNCAVKWHGAWWYKDCYEANLNGKYLTPGTYDIESMNYDSFSGSGVRYISLKSSKMMMRRK